The genomic window TGTGGTTGGATTAAGCGCTTATCTAGTCGGGATAGGTGACGGTCGGCAGTAGCAGGTGTGCATGCGGCATATGCGCCAGAGCCTTACAATGGTCGCGCTGAATTTGGCCGAAAACGACCGCCTGCGGATTAAGCCTTTTGGATCCAAAACTGATACATCCCGATAAAGATTTCGGGATTCTCCGTCTCGAACACATGCCAATTGTCGAGATTGACTGCAGCCGTGTCTTCCGGAAAACGCTTCAGATAACGTCTTCGGTGCGGAGTCTCAAATCCCAAAAATTTGAAGCCAGCTTCCGTCAGGAAAGCAGCTATGTGCGGGATCGAAAACTGGTGCTCCTGAACGTGAAAGAGCAAATCCCTGCATTCGCTGGCGCTGAAGAAATCGCTAAACTCCGTAATGTTTTTGAACTTGGGGTCTTGTTGCAAACCCGCGACCTGAGCCCGCAATCTTCTGACCTCCGCGACGGAATAATCTCGCCCCTCACTGGTCAGAAAATCGCGGGCGAGGTTAATGTTCTTCCGTGCAATCGCGCTATAGAGCCCGATGTGCATCAGGCCGCCGGGCCGCAGTAAGCTTGCCAGATTTCTCCATCCCTCGAGCGGATCTCCGAGGTGGTGAAGCACACCCGATGAATCGATAACATCGAACATCGTATTCGGCTTAAATGCCAGAATATCCGCTTGCCCATAACGGATGTTTTTTAACCCCAGTTCCTGGGTTTTTCTGACTGCATAGCTAAGGCTACTCAAGCTCAGATCGATCGCAAGAACGTCAGCGTTCCTGAATTGCTGTGCGCGGTGAATCGCGTGCATGCCCGTTCCACACCCCGCAATCAGAACACTGATCGGACGATCGCCAATGGCCTGATATGCGACGCCCGGCAAGTGCGCGCGCAGGTATTGATCGATCGGCATTGCTTCCTTATCCGCTGGAATCCTTGTCCAGCGCGGATAAGGGTTTTCCTCGTACTGGTCCCTCACCTTCTCCGAAACGATATCTTCAACTGCAGTCAGCTTTTCGATCTGCCCTCGAATTCCCTGCTCTTCGACCCATTCCGAAATTTGCTGCTTGATAACGGACTGAAGGTCATCGGGCCAAGCCGCTTGCAAAAGGCGGTCTGCGCCCGAGAGGGAATGGAGAGGCATGTAGCTTGCGAGAGCAGCTATTTGAATTGGCGCGACAACTTTGTCGGCGTCCAATGCATCAACGATCGCGTCGCGAAGATTCACAATCTGGGATTCTTCACGATCACTGACGTCGAACACATATTCATTGATGTAGCACTGTTGAGCGATAGCAGCACTTAACGGCAGCCACTCATCAAAAGCTTCTAGTTTTCCGTTGGAAACTTCGTCCAAAAGTGCGGCGCGGGTCTTCGTCAAAACCCGTTCGAGCGCAATATTGGTAACCGGACATGCGACCAAAAGGGCTTGCAACAATCCGTCAACCGCAATTGACGCAAGTTCATCAGTGTTGAACAGATCATTCAGGTGAGAAGGCGTCGATGTCAGCGAGCGCTCAAGGCTTCGCCCGAATGCGGGCATCCGGACAAGAAGCGCACACACGACTCCGGAAACATCCCTTGGCCGGCACCAGGATTCGATGAGTGCGCGGGATAGAAGCTGGACCATGTTGCGGTCAAACTTGATGCTCGAGGGATCCAGAGGTCGCAGCACCATCACAAAAGTGGACTTCAAAGCTGGCGTTACGCCCAGTTGCAATCCTTGCACGACGATTTTCAGAGCTTCGGTCACGTGTCCCTGCAGCAACAACAATGCAGCGAGATTGTTGTGCGCGCCGGGATAGTCAGGCTGCAACTCCAATGCTTTCCGGTTGTGGCGAATGGATTCTTGATCATGCCCACAATCAGCCAGCACACACGCTAAATTATAGTGCAATTCCGCGTTACGCTTGTCCGACGCAACAGCCTTCTTGAGCAGATCAATGCCATCGGCACTGTGGCCTGACTGATGAGCCAGAATACCGAGGCATCCGAGTGCGCCGGGGTGCCGAGAATTAGCGGCCAACACCTGTCGATAACCTGCTTCGGCATCTCTCAGTTGCCCGGCCCGGTGATACGCAAAGGCCTGCGCAAACAGTGCATCTTCGAATTGCTTTGATTGCAGTTTTTTACTGTTCATGAGTTCTTCATTATTTTCCGACCATTCGAGCGATGGGTTCGCAATGTCACAGCATTACCGGAGCGAAGTGCATTGATCCGCGCGCTGAAGGCTGGACACTATCTACTGCACAATCTCGTGATTAAATAGACCTTGCTAGGCGACCCCATTCTACTTAAAAGCGGCTGTTTCCTCTTGGATCAAGGGAGAAACATCTTGGGTGAACTTACCACGTGGCTTTCAAGCCAACATCCCGGTCTTCATACCTACCGGGCCTTTCGCAACAAAACCCTCCAGCTTTCAGCGACGGACACTGAACACCGCGCGCTCTATGCCCTGCTCGCTGCGATGGCCGGTCGATATATCGAATCCTTCGATGAAGAGCCGCTTCCTGTCGAAACAGCCGATCGCGCTTACAAAAACCTTCTCAAGATCGTCTCGGAAGCGGAAGGATCAACCTCGGCCCCTGCGTCACAGCAGATTCAGGTCCTAAATCGGGTGGCGTCGACCGAACTCATTTGATCCCGGCACTACCCGCTTGAGAGCGCGGAAGTAAATTCGCTGCGCGGCGCTCAGCGTACTCGCGGGTTTATTGAGGCTGCGATATTGACGCCGCAAGATGCGGCCCATCATGTCCCGGTCCTCTCCGGAACAAGATGATTGTCGCGGAACAGATCGCGCCACAGATTTGCGGTACCGAACGATCCTGATTTGGAAATAACTTCGACGCCCGACCAGCGCCCGCCTTGTATCACCGATCGCGGCAGACCAGGCATGATCTGGCCCGTCAACTTCAACGATCGTGCGCCAAGGCAGATGCAAAGTGCCTTGAGCGTTTCCCCACCGGCAACAATAAGTGTGCCCGGCGGTTGGAGCCGAGAGGTCATGGCCGCGAGTTCTCGCGCAATGCGCCGGGCAGCATCAGTCCTGGAAAGTCCGGAGGACAGGCCAAACTGCACCATGGCAACGCCATCCGTTGCTAAACGCTGCTCGACATCGCGTGCGTTGTCCGGCGCCCCTTCGCTAAGCGTGATCGCCTGCGGTCCGCATGCTGCAAGCTGCGCTGCTGTTGCGGGCTGATCAGAGCCAAACAATCCAAGCACAGATGGCCGCAGCCTTGATGAGGCACTCACTTCATTGCCGCGTGCGAGCGCACGCGCGAGGCCAGCGCTTCCAACCCATAGCACAGAGCCTGTCGCGCGGCGCCCCATCGCAACCACGCGGTCCATGTCATCATCGCTGTCGGCATCGAAGACGCTGACGCCTAGCGGCAACTCGCTCGAGAGCCGTCCTTGACGCGCTTCAATTCCTTCCGCCGCGAGTTGCGTTAGAATGTTGCCGCCGACGGGCGACCAACTGCCGTTCTGTGTCCGCGCAAACTGCTGACTTCCGCGCGTTCGCCGGCCCTGATACGCAAACGCCGGCGCAACGATGCAGGATGACCACCTGCCCGATCGCAGGCAGGCCGCGAGTTCAGCGGCCCACTCTCCGCGCATCAAGCTGTCGACTTTCTTGAAAGCAATGGTCGCACCGTACAGCGCGGGCACCATCCGCTCCATGATTGGCAGCACCTCGGCCCTGCCAAGTTCGCGCGTACCGCTATCGAGGACCAAGCTTCCCGAGTGGGTTGGCTGCAGGGTCTCTGTCAAGGAGACCTCCAACGGACCGCATAATCCGACGAATTCGACCGCGGTGTCGAGCGCACCGGTCAGATCGTCAGCGAGGAGCCGAAGCAGCGCCATCGGGTTTCTTTTCTAAAAGCAATGTCACGCAATCGTGGGTTTGCGCGGTCCTGGGATTTGCGTCAAGACTAACGCGATCATCTGCAAGAAACGTCAGGAACGCCCATGAAAGCTTATGTCTATGGCACCAATGGCGCCGCCATCATCGATACGCCGAAGCCCGCCCCCAAGGGATCGCAGATCCTGGTCAAGGTCCACGCCTGCGGCATGAACCGCGCAGACCTCGGCATGATCAAGGGCCACGTGCACGGCTCAGCCGGTGGCGTGGGCACAGTCCTTGGTATGGAATGGGCCGGCGAGATTGTGGAGCTGGGACCGGAGGCAAAGGGCTGGAAAGTCGGCGACCGTGTCATGGGCTCCGGCGCCGGGGGGTATGCCGAATACACCGTAACAGATTACGGCCGCGGCCTTCCTATTCCATCGGGGATGAGCTTCGAACAAGCCGCATCGCTGACACTGGCATTGACCACGATGCACAACGCCGTTGTCACCATCGGTGGACTTCAACCGGGCCAGAGCATCCTGATCCAGGGCGCCAGCTCAGGCGTCGGGCTGATGGCACAGCAAATTGCCAAGCTAAAAGGTGCAAAACTCGTCATCGGTTCATCGACCGATGCAGCGAGACGGGCAAGGCTTAAAGAATGCGGAGCGGATCTGGCGATCGATTCCAACGATCCGAAATGGGTCGATCAGGTGCTCGAAGCCACGGGTGGCGCCGGCGTCGACGTCATCATTGACCAGGTGTCAGGCAAGCTCGCCAACCAAAATCTGGCCGCGACCAAGGTCCTCGGCCGTATCGTCAATGTCGGCCGCCTCGGCGGTACACACGGCGACTTCGACTTCGATCTCCACGCCGCACGGCGCATCAGTTACATTGGCGTGACATTCCGCACGCGCTCGCTCGAAGAGATCCGGGAAATCTTCAGCCAGGTCAGGCAGGATATCTGGTCGGCTGTCGAAAGTGGTCAGTTGAAGCTGCCGATCGACCGCGTGTTCCCGTTCGACGACATCGCACAAGCCGTCGACCATATGTCCGCCAACAAGCACTTCGGTAAGATTGTCCTTAAACTCTGAAGCCTGCTGCGAATGAAACTCATTTCAACAAGCAACTAGCGTTGTTGACGCTCGCCGCAGGATCGTGACAAGTCCCCTTCAGCGAGAGGGGCCGATGAGCGCAGTCAAACAACAAGTTGCAGCAATCTCGATCGCGGCCAGCGCCAGCATGGCCGCGGTCAAGCTCGTCGTCGGCGTCGCAATCGGCAGTATCGCGCTCATCTCCGAAGCATTGCACAGCTCGGTCGATCTTATCGCCACGATCATCACCTGGATCGTGGTCCGCATCTCAGACAAGCCCGCCGACGCCGAACATCACTACGGCCACGGCAAGATCGAGAGCCTATCAGCGCTGGGCGTCATCGCCATGCTCTACATCCTGGCTGGCGGCATCGTGGTCGAGGCGTTCGGGCGATTGCGTGAAGGCGCTCCTCCACCAACCCTCTCAGCACTGCCCTTCGTCGTTCTGGTCATCGACATCGCGGTGAACTTCTGGCGCGCGCATGCCCTGCATCGCACGGCGATGGATACAAAAAGCCAGGCCCTCGAAGCCGACGCTCTTCATTTCGCCTCGGACGTCCTGGGCTCGACCGCCGTGATCATCGGTCTCGGCCTTTCTGCGTTCGGCTATGAATGGGGCGATTCCGCTGCGGCGATCGCTGTTGCGATCCTCATCTCGCTGTTGGGATTGAGGCTCGGACGCTCAACGATCGAAACCCTGCTCGACCGAGCCCCCGAGGGCGCAACTGAGGCCGCCGAGAACGCCATCCGGGCGATCCCTGGTGTCATCGATGTCGAGCGGCTGCGCGTTCGAATGGTTGGCGCCCGGCACTTTATTGACGCAACAGTGCAAGTGCCCCGCACCTACCCCATCGACCGCATCGACGCCATCAAGAACAAAGCCCAGGACGCCGTCACTCTCGCACTCCACGATGCAGATTTGACGTTCACTGCGGTACCCGTTGCACGTGACAACGAGACTGTTCGCGAACGGATCATGGTAATCGCGCGTAATTCGGGCCTCGCCATCCACCACGTCACCGTACACGACCTTGTCGAGAAGTTAACGGTCGGCATTGACCTGGAAGTCGATAGCGACATGCCTCTTGATCGCGCCCACGGCATCGCACACGACCTCGAACATGCGATCCGCGAAGAATTCGGCTCGGACGTCGAGGTCGACACACATATCGAACCGCTGCAACCGGAACTGCCGGTCGGCACCGATGCCGGACCTGAACGGGTTGCTGCTATTCAGCAGACGCTTGCTCATCTCGCGGCTGAAGGTGGAGCCATACATGACGTGCATAATGTGCGCGTCCGCAACACTGATGCGGGCGAAATCGTAAACTTTCACTGCCGTGCGACGCCATCAATGACTGTCATCGAAGTTCACGAACATGTCGATGCAATCGAGCGTGGACTGCGCCGCGCCTATCCCTCGGTCAAGCGCGTCATTAGTCACGCCGAACCGGCTCACTAATTCCAAGCTTTCCCTTCCCATTGGGCGGTGCGTTCTCGTTTCGGACTCACTTTGCACGCACCAAATCGTCCAAATCTTCTTTGGATAAGATTTATTTCGCTTTAAGGATTCGTTGACTCTCGACAGCACCGAAAAAGTGGATTCAAATCGACCTATGATTCGAGAGGTCGGGGAAAACCTTTCGGGCGGGGTGGCAGACAGAAATTCGAGGGGCCGAAGGCATGGCGCGCTCGCACGCAGCGACGACGTGTGTCCAATCCGATTCCATCAAGGGGATGGCACAATCGATTGCGAAACCGGCCTATCACCGGTGGCTCATGGCAGAGCCCGCGCTGCGACGTGCCGTTCCGATTCTCATCATCGCCTTCCTGATCACCATCTGCATTGGCGCCTTTGTTCAGGTGATGGACCAAAACAGACAGCAACGCTTCGCGACGAAGCGCGAGCTGTCGGCATTGGCCGACCTGCTCACCGAACGCCTCGACCACGTAGTCTTCACCCGGCAGGAGCGGATTGCGCCGGCCGAGCGACTTCAGAATCTGTTGCCAAGTCTGCTGCCGCCGTGGGGTGTCGTCGCTGGCCGCCATTTCATCATTACCAATGCGGAGCAGCGCGTCGTGGCACGCATGTCCGCAGAAGGCTTTGCGGAAGATAGCGATCGTATCCGCGATATTCTGAACGCAACGCAGCTACTCACATTGCAAGGTGCGAATTCGGATGTGGTAGACGTGAATCTCCCTGATGGCGCCCCCGCCTCGGCGACACAGCGTGCCATCAAGTCCCTCCCCGGCTTTATCACAGTCATTCAGGAACCGGTCGAATCCCTGTGGCGCTCCGATGCCGCGCTTCAAATCACGCTATCGGCCACGACCGGCTTCGTGGTGCTTATTCTCGGCTTTGCGTTCCACTGGCAATCAACGCGCGCCCGCGAAGGAGATCTGATCAACGACGCCGTGCGCGCACGAATCGATACGGCCCTTAACCGGGGACGCTGCGGATTGTGGGATTGGGACCTGTCGCGCGGACGCATCTTCTGGTCGCAGTCCATGTTCACACTGTTGGGACTTGAAAGCCGCAGCGACCTCCTGACGTTCGGCGAAGTCAACGCGCTGGTGAAATCCGACGACATTGATCTGTTCGAAACCGCAAACCAGCTCATGTCCGGTCATATCGACCACATCGATCAGAGCTTCCGCATGCGTCACGCCAGCGGCCACTGGATCTGGTTGCGGGTTCGCTGTGAGTTGAGCCAGGGTCAGGGCGACAACGGCTGTCATCTGATCGGCATCGCTGTCGACATTACCGAACAAAAGAACCTTGCCGAAAAGACCATCGAGGCAGATCTGCGGCTGCGCGACGCCATCGAAACCGTCCCCGAGGCCTTTGTCCTGTGGGACGCCGAAAATCGGCTGGTGCTTTGCAACTCCCATTTCAAGCGCCTGCACAAGCTCCCGGACTCTGCGGTGAAACCGGGCACGCCTTTTGAAACGGTCGCCCAAGCGGGCGGCATGCCGTCAATGCGCTCCCGAGTGCCGAACTCGGTCGAACCCGGCGCGCGCACTTTCGAGGCACAACTCGAAGACGGGACTTGGCTGCACATCAGCGAGCGCCGCACCAAGAACGGCGGTTATGTTTCGGTTGGCACCGACATCACCCAAATCAAGCTCCACGAGCAGAAGCTGATTGAAAACGATCTTCGCCTCACGGCCAACGTGATCGATCTCAAACGCTCGCAGACTGAACTAGAACGACAGGCTCAGGAGCTCGCCGATCTGGCGCAGAAATATTCGGAAGAGAAAAATCGCGCCGAAGAAGCCAACCAGACCAAGTCGAAATTCCTGGCCAATATGAGCCATGAATTGCGCACCCCACTCAACGCCATCATCGGCTTCTCGGAAGTGATGGGCAGCGGCATGTTTGGTGCACTGGGCTCAGAAAAGTATCAGGAATACTGTCACGACATTCTAACCAGCGGAAACTACCTGCTTGAGGTCATCAACGACATTCTCGACATGTCGAAGATCGAAGCTGGTCGCATGAAGCTCGACTATGAGCAGCTCGATCTCGCACAAACCCTGACGGAATCGCTCCGCGTGGTGTCAGGGCGCGCTGAGAACAAGAAGCTTACCGTGACGGCGGATATTGAAGGCGCGATCCCAATTGTCGCTGACCGCCGGGCCATGAAGCAAATCGTCGTCAACCTGCTGTCCAACGCCGTCAAGTTCACCCCGGACAATGGACGCGTGACGGTTCGCGGGCGCATGCGCGGAAAGTGCGTGATCCTAACCATTGCCGATTCCGGCATCGGCATCGCTCCGCAATCCCTGGCAAAACTTGGACGTCCGTTCGAGCAAGTCGAAAGCCAGCTCACCAAGAGTTACCATGGTTCCGGGTTAGGCTTGGCAATTGCTAAATCGCTCGCCAGCCTGCATGGGGGCTCGATGAAACTTCGTTCCAAACTCGGCAACGGAACGATTGTTTGCGTCAAATTTCCGTTGGCTGCCTTGAAGGAGGAGCCGCAAGTTATTCAACTTGAGTCTATCAGCCCGCCGCTTCAACCAGCTTCAAGAAAACCTCGCGCACGGAAGTCTGCGTCTCTCGCACATGCGCCTCGAGTGCGGAAAAATCCGGTGCATCACCAGCCCGCGTAAGCACGCGCAACAAGTCCTCCCCCGCCGTCTCCGGATTGAATTTCGCGCTGACACACAGTCGAAGGATCTGCGTCAGATCGTGATACAGCCGTGCGGCTGCGCGCAGCGTATCGGCGTCGGACTGTGACAGAACCCCGAGCGTCGCTGCGTTGGCGAGAACCTGCACGGTGCTGACATTGAGGATGCCGGGCTGATCCGCTGCGTGTATCAACTGAAGATACTGCGCGATGAACTCGATATCGATCATGCCGCCAGCGGCATACTTCAGGTCCCAAACATCACTCTCGCCTTTTTCCTCGGCGATAGCGCGGCGCATCTCAAGCACGTCGTTGGCGATAATGCGCGTGTCGCGGCGGCGTGTCAGCACGTCGCGGATCACCTGCTCTATCTTTGCCTTGAATTCAAGCGAAGAAGAAATCACCCTGGCTCGCGTCAGCGCCATGTGCTCCCACGTCCACGCTTCGTGCTGCTGATATTCAGCAAACGCGTCGATGCGCGACGCGAGCGGCCCGGCACGACCCGATGGCCGCAACCGCATATCGATCTCGTACAGTACGCCGTAGTTGGTACGTGTCGTGAACGCACTGATGAGACGCTGGGTGAGCCGCGCAAAATACTGCGAGCCGTGCAACGACTTGGCACCATTCGAATCCGGATTCTCATGATCGAAGTCATAGATCAGGATCAGGTCCAGATCGGAGGACGCCGTCATCTCGCGGCTGCCGAGCTTACCCATCGCCACGATCGCCGTTTCCTGCTCAGGAATCCGGCCATGCTGCTCGGCAAACTGATCCATGACGAGGCCATGGACCGTGTGAGCAATCCCTTCCGCAACATCGGCGAACGCAATGCCGGCTTCCCGCGCAGATACGGTACCGGAAAGAATGCGCGTGCCGATCAGGAACAGGCTTTCCTGCCCAAACAATCGTAAGCGGTCGAGAAACTCTTCGTAAGAGTTTGCGTCCGCCAACGTCGCAGCAAGGCGTGCCGACAGCTCATTTTGATCCGGCATAGCTCCGAAGAAGCGTGGATCAATCAACCCATCCACGATCTGCGGCTGCCGTGCCAGCATGTCGCCTAAACGCGGCGCAGCGCCAAGAACGAGCGCGACCAGCGCCACCAGTTCCTTGTTCTGACTCAGTAAAGAGATCAACCGTCCACCGCGCTGCAACGCCTGCAGGAAACGATCGAACGCCATCACCGCGTTGTCTGGCTCTTCTGCACGGGACAGCCCACGGATGAGGTCTGGGACGAACTCCTGAAAGGCCTGGCGGGTCGCGTCGACCTTGAACACGCGGTACTCTCCGACGACCCAGCGCTGAACGGTCTCGGCCGCCAATCTCGGCTTCTCGAACCCCAGATTGAGAAGATGATCCACGAGCCGCGGGTCCTCGGGGCCCGCGCCGTAGTTGATGTCCGGCGACGTTTCGGCGCTGGAATCCCCCTCGAAGAGCCGGCCATAGTGGCTCTGCACGCAGTTCAGGTGAGCCAGCAGATCCTTCGCAAAATCATCGCGGTTCTTGTATCCGAAGAACCGGGCAAACCGCTCGACAGCCTCTGCATCGGCGGGGAGCGAATGCGTTTGTTCGTCAGCGACCATTTGCAGACGATGCTCGACGCGGCGCAGGAACGTGTAGGCGGACGTCAACTCGTCACGCGCCTCGAATGTGATCCAGTTGCCTGCGGCCAGAACTTCCAAGGTTTCCAGCGTCGGGCGCGTTCGCAGCTCGGGATGCCGGCCGCCCGCGATCAGTTGTTGCGTCTGCGCGAAAAATTCAATCTCTCGAATGCCGCCGCGGCCGACCTTGACGTTATGCCCTTCGACAGAAATCTCGCTCTGACCACGATACGTCTGCATCTGACGCTTCATGTCATGAATGTCGGTCAGCGCTGCGAAGTCGAGATGCTTGCGCCAGACGAAGGGCGCGATGTCCGTCAGCAACGCGTTGCCTGCCTTGAGCATCACCCGCACAAGGCAATGCCTTGATCATGGCAGCGCGTTCCCAGGTCCGCCCCTCCCGCTCGTAGTAGTGCAACGCCGCCGCCGTTGAGACAGCGACGGGGGTCGATGCGGGATCAGGCCGCAGCCGCAGGTCTACACGGAAGACATATCCATCGCCAGTACGCTGCTGCAGAATTCGCGGCAATCCTTGCGCGATCTTGACAAAGAACGGCGAAGGATCGAGCCCTTCGGCCAGTACCGGCGTTTCGAGATCGTAAAACACGATCAAGTCGATATCGCTCGAGTAGTTCAGCTCGCCGGCTCCCATCTTGCCCATGGCGAGCACGATAAGACCTGTTCCGTCTTCAGGATGATCGGCATCAGGTGGTAACAGCCGGCCGCGCGCGGCCTCCTGCATCAGCAGGAAACGGATGGCACATTGGACCGACGTGACGGCAATGTCGGTGAGCGCCTTGGTCACATGCATCACGGGCCACACTCCACCGATGTCGCACAAGGCAATCATCAGCGCGGCCTCGGACTTCATACGGCGCAAAGCGGATATGACGTCGGCTTCGGTTGACGCCGCTGCGACCTCAGCGACCGCATTGTCGATCAGTGCAGCCACATGATTGTCCGGGTCGCATTGAAGCAACCGCAGCGTCCGCCCCGCGTCGAATCTGATCAGATCGAACAGGTAAGGAGAAGCCTCGGCAATTCCCGCGAGGATCGATTTCGCATGAGGGAAACGAGCGCTGATCTCTTCAAGCGCACGCGCATGCTCGGGCGAGATTTCGCCAAACCAGTCCGCGAGACGCCGTTCCGCCTCTTCAGGCTCAGACAAGTGGGGCCCGGTTACAAGACGCGCAGCCAGATACGGCCGATCCGCGTCGCCCGTCGCGGTAGACATCATACGTTCTTTTGTTCCACGCCCCGGCTCGGGATCACAAGCGTCACGCGCAGCCCCGGCTGGCTATCCGCGAGTCGCAGGTCGCCACCATGCAACGTCGCGACGGCCGAGGCCAGACTTAACCCGAGCCCCGACCCCGGTTGTGTGCGGCTGGCTTCAAGCCGGACAAATCGCTCGACCGCGCGCTGGCGGTCGGCCTCGGGAACTCCCGGACCGTGGTCTGTGACACTGAGGTGAACATTGTCGCCTTCCCGCCGGGCTTCGATCAGAATATCAGGGGCTTTGTCGACGGCATTCTTGTCGAGTGAACAAGATTCTGCAGCAGATGCAATCGGTTGGCCGTATTTGATGGCATTTTCGACGAGATTGGCGAGTGCCTGGCTGATCAACTCACGATTGCCGTGGATCGTTGCGCCTTCCGTCTTCACCGCGAGTGATAGACCCTTATCCTCCGCGAGGGGCTCATAGAGCTCCTGAATACCCTCCGCCACCTCGGCGGCATTAAAATCGATCATGTTATCGCGGGCCTGTCCCGACTCGGCGCGCGCAATCATCAACAGTGCGTTGAAAGTCCGGATGAGACCATCCGACTCGTCGATCGTCCGTT from Nitrobacteraceae bacterium AZCC 1564 includes these protein-coding regions:
- a CDS encoding SAM-dependent methyltransferase (product_source=COG0500; cath_funfam=1.25.40.10,3.40.50.150; cog=COG0500; pfam=PF13847; smart=SM00028; superfamily=53335), with product MNSKKLQSKQFEDALFAQAFAYHRAGQLRDAEAGYRQVLAANSRHPGALGCLGILAHQSGHSADGIDLLKKAVASDKRNAELHYNLACVLADCGHDQESIRHNRKALELQPDYPGAHNNLAALLLLQGHVTEALKIVVQGLQLGVTPALKSTFVMVLRPLDPSSIKFDRNMVQLLSRALIESWCRPRDVSGVVCALLVRMPAFGRSLERSLTSTPSHLNDLFNTDELASIAVDGLLQALLVACPVTNIALERVLTKTRAALLDEVSNGKLEAFDEWLPLSAAIAQQCYINEYVFDVSDREESQIVNLRDAIVDALDADKVVAPIQIAALASYMPLHSLSGADRLLQAAWPDDLQSVIKQQISEWVEEQGIRGQIEKLTAVEDIVSEKVRDQYEENPYPRWTRIPADKEAMPIDQYLRAHLPGVAYQAIGDRPISVLIAGCGTGMHAIHRAQQFRNADVLAIDLSLSSLSYAVRKTQELGLKNIRYGQADILAFKPNTMFDVIDSSGVLHHLGDPLEGWRNLASLLRPGGLMHIGLYSAIARKNINLARDFLTSEGRDYSVAEVRRLRAQVAGLQQDPKFKNITEFSDFFSASECRDLLFHVQEHQFSIPHIAAFLTEAGFKFLGFETPHRRRYLKRFPEDTAAVNLDNWHVFETENPEIFIGMYQFWIQKA
- a CDS encoding cation diffusion facilitator family transporter (product_source=TIGR01297; cath_funfam=1.20.1510.10,3.30.70.1350; cog=COG0053; pfam=PF01545,PF16916; superfamily=160240,161111; tigrfam=TIGR01297; transmembrane_helix_parts=Inside_1_12,TMhelix_13_35,Outside_36_38,TMhelix_39_56,Inside_57_76,TMhelix_77_99,Outside_100_108,TMhelix_109_127,Inside_128_147,TMhelix_148_170,Outside_171_173,TMhelix_174_196,Inside_197_455), producing the protein MSAVKQQVAAISIAASASMAAVKLVVGVAIGSIALISEALHSSVDLIATIITWIVVRISDKPADAEHHYGHGKIESLSALGVIAMLYILAGGIVVEAFGRLREGAPPPTLSALPFVVLVIDIAVNFWRAHALHRTAMDTKSQALEADALHFASDVLGSTAVIIGLGLSAFGYEWGDSAAAIAVAILISLLGLRLGRSTIETLLDRAPEGATEAAENAIRAIPGVIDVERLRVRMVGARHFIDATVQVPRTYPIDRIDAIKNKAQDAVTLALHDADLTFTAVPVARDNETVRERIMVIARNSGLAIHHVTVHDLVEKLTVGIDLEVDSDMPLDRAHGIAHDLEHAIREEFGSDVEVDTHIEPLQPELPVGTDAGPERVAAIQQTLAHLAAEGGAIHDVHNVRVRNTDAGEIVNFHCRATPSMTVIEVHEHVDAIERGLRRAYPSVKRVISHAEPAH
- a CDS encoding uncharacterized protein YgbK (DUF1537 family) (product_source=COG3395; cath_funfam=3.40.50.10840; cog=COG3395; ko=KO:K22129; pfam=PF07005,PF17042; superfamily=142764), which encodes MALLRLLADDLTGALDTAVEFVGLCGPLEVSLTETLQPTHSGSLVLDSGTRELGRAEVLPIMERMVPALYGATIAFKKVDSLMRGEWAAELAACLRSGRWSSCIVAPAFAYQGRRTRGSQQFARTQNGSWSPVGGNILTQLAAEGIEARQGRLSSELPLGVSVFDADSDDDMDRVVAMGRRATGSVLWVGSAGLARALARGNEVSASSRLRPSVLGLFGSDQPATAAQLAACGPQAITLSEGAPDNARDVEQRLATDGVAMVQFGLSSGLSRTDAARRIARELAAMTSRLQPPGTLIVAGGETLKALCICLGARSLKLTGQIMPGLPRSVIQGGRWSGVEVISKSGSFGTANLWRDLFRDNHLVPERTGT
- a CDS encoding hypothetical protein (product_source=Hypo-rule applied; superfamily=48179) — encoded protein: MGELTTWLSSQHPGLHTYRAFRNKTLQLSATDTEHRALYALLAAMAGRYIESFDEEPLPVETADRAYKNLLKIVSEAEGSTSAPASQQIQVLNRVASTELI
- a CDS encoding NADPH2:quinone reductase (product_source=KO:K00344; cath_funfam=3.90.180.10; cog=COG0604; ko=KO:K00344; pfam=PF00107,PF08240; smart=SM00829; superfamily=51735); the protein is MKAYVYGTNGAAIIDTPKPAPKGSQILVKVHACGMNRADLGMIKGHVHGSAGGVGTVLGMEWAGEIVELGPEAKGWKVGDRVMGSGAGGYAEYTVTDYGRGLPIPSGMSFEQAASLTLALTTMHNAVVTIGGLQPGQSILIQGASSGVGLMAQQIAKLKGAKLVIGSSTDAARRARLKECGADLAIDSNDPKWVDQVLEATGGAGVDVIIDQVSGKLANQNLAATKVLGRIVNVGRLGGTHGDFDFDLHAARRISYIGVTFRTRSLEEIREIFSQVRQDIWSAVESGQLKLPIDRVFPFDDIAQAVDHMSANKHFGKIVLKL
- a CDS encoding hypothetical protein (product_source=Hypo-rule applied); protein product: MMGRILRRQYRSLNKPASTLSAAQRIYFRALKRVVPGSNEFGRRHPI